catttacataaaattataataattttattttgtattgtAATGTTCTAACaacatttacttttttttttaaccatatagtataataaatttgtttataagtataacctaaaatttttcttatttttaataagtagttaaatttatttatattaataaatatacgttAATGTCCATTTtactaattaaaatttagtCCTAATGGAATCATCCGTATCCAAATGTggcaatatatatatccaatagaaaacttatatataataaattatactaatTTAAAACTAGtaaatttcataatatttaccacaagtaattaaatttaggtaattcatatgtatataatgattagacctttttgtatatattatttccatatattttcCTCAAATATATCAACAGATtcgtataatttatatattattaattcttaTCAAGagataaaagtatatataaaaatttttttataatgctataacattataacgatctatatcaaaaataaattacaaaagaCAATAAAGAGGAACATACTATAAGTTCTTATAACGATTTTgcttataaattatatgtttctGAACAAGTAATAGATTAAAAGTTATCATTTGCTTTCACGTAAAAATATCTATAAATATAGGCGTTagtactaaaaaataaaaaaaaaatgttatattacgtatattattgttaattttatgtataaatgatgTATTTCTTATTAATGTTACTTctgttgtaattttttattattagctATTGggtttttctttataaaagatgtatatattttacataaaaatatatacttatatttgtttaatatcATATTAGGATTAGAATATATTCCTTCTTGTGGCAtaagtttttaatataaaaaggataagaagaatataaaataaatattaatatgttaaatttttttatagttctCGCATAAATTCCTttaatgtttataattttagaatttcatttaattaatatattggaatttaatattactctaactataaataaaatattatataattttattgttagTTAAGATAGTTATTTAGAATTACCTATAGTAATAATGTAGCTTCATCATGGATTTGGTaaaatttaatgttttttaatatatctaaaTTTATACCCAATTTTTAAGTTTGTggtaaaaacaaaagataagttaattaaaaattaaggcTTAAATAATtcctaataatttttttgagtCTAGGGTTTGCATGGATTTGGTTCTTCGTCAgtggaatatattttaaatccCATATTTAGAAGCATAggaaaacatattaaaaaaataacttctTCCTTAAGAGttcagaaaaataaaagaaaatttagaaaaaattgcTTAGATCTGGCTGATTATATAATTGAGAGAAGCCACGCACCCTCACATATTGATCAATCTAAATGGGACTTAGCACTAAAGAATTGGTATCAAATTCAATATAAAGATCTAACTAGACATGGGGAATGCCCTATGATTATAGAGCAGAATGAGAGAAATCTTTTAGAATTAAGTTATGAAGTAAAAGATtttcatgaaaaaaaaaatagagaacTCAGTCGACTAAAATCCTTCCTTAcagaaaataatacatatagtTGTAATAATGATCAAGTTTGTAAGAAAATACTTAAAGGATATAATATCTGGATTAATgataggaaaaaatattttcaggGAAAAAGAGAGctcattcaaaaaaattcctCATCTGAACAAAGgacattaaaattttcaataccAATTAGTAACTTGCTGAGCCCTGAAATATACAGTGAACTTTCTGAAACTTTACCTTCAGTTTTAGTTCCATTTGAAGAAGAAGATGGAAAAGAGAAAGGAGGAGAAGGAAAAAGAGAAGACATACCCTTAAGAGTAAGAGAAAATGCGTCTGAAAATCAAAGTACACTACAAGAAGAAGCTTCAACTTCAGGATCATCATTACTTGAAACATCTGAAACTACAAGTACAGGAAAATTACCTGGATCAGCTGTAGATTCCACAATTCCAGAAGCTGAAAAATCAATGATTCCTAAAAATTCTGAACAACCTTCTTCATTGAATGAATCTGATCCTGTAGAACAACGTCCAACTACTCGTGGATTAGGAGGAACTGCTGGTCATATAAGTACTATGCCATCTAATGAAGCATTAAATCCTGATTCAAGTTCTGTTTTTATTACAACCTCTAAAAGAACAGGTATCacttattttacttattattatatttttgaaatatctatactaaataatatataaattttaaaagatattgAAGATACAGAAGGAAATCAATATAACGCCCACATATCGTATATTTTAACAAGCTTTCTAGTTATTATagtattttccttttttattaaagtaaaataaaactaaaatattaaaaataacataaacttgtaattaatgtaatattttattttataaatatatttctattaaatTGTAGTATGTTTTAATAggtatgtttaaaaaaaagaaaaagataaaaagaagagaagTTAAATTTCTGAGAATATTAGTACCTTCCTATTATAACAgaagtaaatttttaagaCATAATCATTTGGAACACCCAATAAATGAAGACGAAgaaatcattaaaaaaataaaaatacaagaacataatatgaacaaaaatgaaaatgtattatacGGAAAAAAGGACAGATCCATAACTATTATAGAAGTACATATGGAAATACTGGAAGAatgcaaaaataaagaatggGAATATAACAAAGGAGAATTTTTAGCAATATGCCAAGaagtattaacaaaaaaagaaaatagaaCCTACACTAACTTAAAAGATGATGAAGTAGTAATggataatattaaaagtacCAATGAAACTGAAAAACAAAGAAGTCTATGGAATAAATGGATGGaaaggaataaaatatttttggaaaaattgAGAAAAAAGGATTGGTTTAACAATCTGAAAAATGATTGGAAAGAAGAAAGatcatacataaaaaatagtgaaaaattaagaaaatatctttcaaatgaaaatgaaaaagatccatttttagaaagaaaaaaagatatatggaGACGTTGGGTATCAAGGAAGGGTAGTAttgtagaaaaatatttggaAGAGGACTTGTTTGAAAAATTGAGAgaggaaatatataatatgatagATACATATGAAAATGAAGGAAGAAAGgatgatatattatttatgaataaagaagaattggaaaacaaagaaaattatgaagtattatataaatactttaaaacaaaattattagaaaaacTGTGTATACTAGTATTTATGATGGTATTAGAGGAATGTAAAAATGAGGagtatatagaaaatatggAATCAGATTTCGATAATTCTATAAATGAATGTATAACAGGAAAAAACTTAGATATTAAACCAAAAATTGAGGAAAATTTAACTGATATTAACGGAGATGTTTTagggaatataaaaaataataaaaattatacttatGAGGGAGAAGACTGTTTCAGAGAAGAATTGAAAGAATGGATAAGAGAAAATGATGCATACATAAATTCCTTAGATAGTGATAATAACATAGACGAATGCTATCAAGTGGTAGAATAATACAtgctatatattaataaagacaaattcaaaatatatttgaataataatcAGGAGAAGTTGTACGATAtctatgaaataaatttcttaaattttgttataacctaaggaagaaagaaaaagtagaatgcaaaaaaatgagttatgtaaaatagaaaaacagGCATATTATATGAAGATTCAAacgtttttatttaaaagatattccaagattatataattgtttttattcatattagaATATTTCTACAAAAGTTATAGTTACACATGattcaataaaaatagcaatattttaatgtgtatataaaacaaatagtaatttttatatgttatatagtagcatatttatttaaaaagttttaagcaatgtttttttttttttgattccttaataaaagtttttttttattgaaatatttggatatattaaattttttacatatattattaaattgtatttattttattatctatattttagATAAGTATATAGTAAAATTGTCGGTGCCCGGTTCCCATGAAATTGATATTAATGCGTATATCAGgatcttatataaaaattttttttagtatatatatattacattatttgttaattcttaaattttcataaatttcactttagaaataataaaaagaatgcattattttatattatataaaaacaataatatgtcaattaaaataagatggtacaattatataaaactgTTAAATTGGATAATacgttttaaaataaaaacgttTGTACGTTAATTTAATCCtagaatataaattttatatttttactgtaTAAATTCTTTTCATGTCGTAGGTTCATGtcacattttaataaaacatgtgtcatataaaaaatttgtgttattttatttttttttctttcattccTATCAATACTGTTGTATGtagtacaaatatttatattttttaattataacgtAATTTTTAGAGGgtataaactatatataGCCGAAAGATCATTTTTTGGATGATAAGCAACAAATTAATAACTATATACATTGTATAAGCTAATGCACCAATTTTCAcagcatatattatttttatactaattatgaaataaaatccCTATGAACTAAAGAagtcattttattttaattttattatggaAATTAttgattataaaaatttagaattgTTCTGTTcgaatattaatatatatatatatatatatatattctttttttttttggaacgTTTAGGAATATTATTggatttacaaaaaattattttttttttattgctttttatataaatttgttgaaaatatttacaaaaatatatttaaaattatatataattttttatactttatatttatattctatttAAATATCTTTATGCGTTTTTAAGTATAAAAGGACAAtgcaaatacatatatatttatatcgcTATCTTGTAGATAAAcacttattatttttcttaattaaaaatattgtaaaattaaacaatactaatatgaaagaaaaaatgtaatcttttattatagtaaaaatcagaattatattttttatttagggATGTTCTAATTTATATTGCATGGCCTAATGATAACATAGCTGAGAATTtaacttataattttttatacctgaaattaaatgtataataagaaaatttccattataagtacatttataatattataaataataaaaatatatttttttcattaatcgTATCctagataaatattttgttaactAGAACTGTGAAGATGGAACCTTAAATTCAACAAccgatatattattatcagaaaatgagaaagaacaaataatatataattaaagatatattatttaaaattggATAAGATGATTCTGAAAATGAAAGTGATTATATTGAATAGACTTATTGATGAAAAGATTAGTGTAATGTTAAACATAATTCAAATTTTAcggaaaataaattaatcaAGAAATGAgtgtttattatatgttagtCATTTGAggtgataaatatatttttgtttttgaaaaataattatatagagGATTTAgttctatatattaatgtcGGTAATATACCAGTACCACtcaaaaaataagtatacgATATTTAGgttgtattaatatatttttattacttacCTTGTaggaatatttttgttacttttattattttttaatcctttagaaaatttattgtttattaagaaataaattacGGAGAAGAATATTTTACTCTATCAATAGAGGTACAACTACAATGAACTTAGTTACTTTATTTTGTAGTTTAATGACCATTTATGTacttgtaaattttataaaatacatagtTGGTGTTTGAGAAAATTAGTTATATCCTATTTACATttcatatattgtttttataaataatattcttcATGCATCTAATGAAGTTTTTCTTCATACTTAATGGAATTATATTCTTAGCAAGAGCAATCgtttcataattataaattttttcttatgagcactgaatattatataaatatatatggatacataaaagtagaaaaaaatatattaaatagttTTAACATTTTGCATGTTTATACATTAGttctattataataatgaatcaTTTTCTAGGGTAATTTAATACTCTTATgaattgtatataaatatatatttttctaagcatataaaagtaaaattgatatttctcaatattcataatataaatatttactttataagaaaaaattatacgtaCAATATGTATCATGTCTATTTACATTGTGATAAGTATGAGATcgtttaaattaatttataaaattagacTTAATATAACTTCTCTAACCTAgtgaattaattaatatttttaaaaattatataatttttttttttttattgttctatGTGATCACTTGAATGAAcatttaaaaacatatttaatgcattagtttaattttcattatattacgTTGTTCTTCGTATATTAAAATCAAAAAGATATCTGTTCTcgtgtttatatgtattttttatttaaaagtaaatatagcaagtcatatttataaaaaactattatgtgaaatatatgtttcataacttatttgatataaagatattttcagtagatatttttttttgtgcgagtatgaaattatgaatacattaatatataattcttttttaaagtataaattattaatagaagATTATCGATTTAAGAATTCTtgaaacattatttttatattagagttttaaaaatttatacgattactttttatgttatgtaattttttgagctaagaacatttttaaaaaattaattatatgtgaaacatatattgataaaaaaaaattatattgacTTTGCTAtcgaattaattaaataactaaattatattaactataatgtttttatgtaatattccTTGTACAAAATTTctctataaatatttaataattttttattatatttcttataaatatgtatataacattaaaaaagaaaaaggtaatataaaaaaggtcgatgaatttataaacatttcTTATAGACataatagtataaataatatctaATTAAATACTATAACattcaatatttatattaaggaAGTAAATGATCAGTTCTTATATATCTTCCAAATATGTACTTTTTCAGTAGTTCATATACTATAAATTTGatgttataaatacattataaatcataatataaagtgtattattataaaagaattaacaaATATACGACGAAgagaataataagaaaagtTGTAATAAATGTtgttttcttcatttattattgcattgttaaatttattaataatattatgggAATAACCAGTTTTTCcttgatatataaaataaaaagatatacaaattaataaGGATACATCAATTAAATGAGTTATACTTTACTTAATATACAGAATAACGTATTATTTATGCTCTCTACattctatattttctatatattccATACTTGGTCATATTgtgaaaacatatatataattatttattttattttgtaaattaaaaaaacaattatttaattaatttacggtatttaataaataacttatatattttgaatatttattgatgaattatatttatagtatattttgtaatgttacatttttataaataatattaacataacaattttagattatatttttgaagtTATATTTCCCTTTCTCATTGTAAAACAAATTgtaattatacattatttttaataattttatcaaaaaaaaaaaaaaattaaataaataataatagggttctatatcattaaaattatattatattattgttaattatatcatttcTTCGTTTATTGGCGTATtaaatacttatattatggaacaaaaatttaagtctttgttatataataaaattcctatatttatacttttaacttggatatgtcatttttacatttatgtgGTTATAATAATGTCTTTtaagtgtatatgtattatttattttttttgagttttattattgttagtattttgttttactgagaatttattcatttgattaaaaaataatttttttctattttttcagaGTAGGCAAAGTAAATCATTGGTTGAATGCTACAACCAACATAGACGGTTATACGCAAAAAATTACCGTTTACTGGCAATATATAAGCAAGATAAGGATTCAAGTATtgtgtatttaaaaaaagagatacCAAATCGAGTaaacaatataaatgatatcgttaataatgaaaaatattcctCGGGAAAAACTAAACAGTTAAATGGGG
The genomic region above belongs to Plasmodium malariae genome assembly, contig: PmUG01_00_8, whole genome shotgun sequence and contains:
- the PmUG01_00023100 gene encoding STP1 protein, translated to MDLGLHGFGSSSVEYILNPIFRSIGKHIKKITSSLRVQKNKRKFRKNCLDLADYIIERSHAPSHIDQSKWDLALKNWYQIQYKDLTRHGECPMIIEQNERNLLELSYEVKDFHEKKNRELSRLKSFLTENNTYSCNNDQVCKKILKGYNIWINDRKKYFQGKRELIQKNSSSEQRTLKFSIPISNLLSPEIYSELSETLPSVLVPFEEEDGKEKGGEGKREDIPLRVRENASENQSTLQEEASTSGSSLLETSETTSTGKLPGSAVDSTIPEAEKSMIPKNSEQPSSLNESDPVEQRPTTRGLGGTAGHISTMPSNEALNPDSSSVFITTSKRTDTEGNQYNAHISYILTSFLVIIVFSFFIKYVLIGMFKKKKKIKRREVKFLRILVPSYYNRSKFLRHNHLEHPINEDEEIIKKIKIQEHNMNKNENVLYGKKDRSITIIEVHMEILEECKNKEWEYNKGEFLAICQEVLTKKENRTYTNLKDDEVVMDNIKSTNETEKQRSLWNKWMERNKIFLEKLRKKDWFNNLKNDWKEERSYIKNSEKLRKYLSNENEKDPFLERKKDIWRRWVSRKGSIVEKYLEEDLFEKLREEIYNMIDTYENEGRKDDILFMNKEELENKENYEVLYKYFKTKLLEKLCILVFMMVLEECKNEEYIENMESDFDNSINECITGKNLDIKPKIEENLTDINGDVLGNIKNNKNYTYEGEDCFREELKEWIRENDAYINSLDSDNNIDECYQVVE